CTCTCACCAACCCATTTAAAAACAAAATCCTGCAATGTTGTCATTTGAGAATCAATGAGCCTAGCGGTGTTTAATTTTCCCTCTATTTTGAAAGATCCTCCATTTTTTGAGTAACTCtcatgtgagacagtctcacggatcttaatccgtgagacgggtcaaccctacccatgtttacaataaaaagtaatacttttagcataaaaagtaatactttttcatggatgacccaaataagagacccgtctcacaaatatgacccgtgagaccgtctcacacaagtctTTGCCCCATTTTTTATGCCATGTAAGCTATAGCCAAAGATTACATGAAACATTCATAGAGTCAATCGGATCATTACAACTTTGATGTATTTGAAGACTcgcaatttaaaaatatagacGCTCATCCTAAATTTTGTTGATTGCTAActgaaaaaaagaagaagttgCTATTAATAGATTGATTCGTCTAGTTTTGATCAATTTTCCGTTTATTTAGTTTTTTGGATGACGACTTACAACATATAGGACACAGTGCTTGTCTACTTTACAAAAAACTATAGCTGATAGTaatgatacaactcaaatattttaaattgtacaACAACTCAAGTATCACATTTTGATTGTTCTCTCTCTTAATAATTGTATTTCTTGTGATCAATTGAAACCGAACATGTGGCCTTAGCACTTAAACAAATTGTATGATCGAACATTTACCGTTTTTCCAAACTATATAGCTAGTTGTAATAGTGTAGTTCAAATCATTTTAATCTTACAGTAGCTCGAGAGATACATTTCGATTTCTCTATCCAACAGACATAATTCTTATATTCATCACGACACAACGAAACATTTTTAGTGATGAAATATCATAAGATATCATTTCATGACAAAATAATGTTATTGAAAAAACGAATGTTGCAATTAAGATAGTATTTATTTCATTGGAATAAATTACACTTATTTGTATTTATGTTTCGATTATGTAGTAATTAAAGTTGGAACTTTTGACGACCCTCAATTTTTATGATTATAATATGGAACAGCATCTGGCTTGcacttattttttatatttatttgaaaCTGTTGTAttgattttcaattattttgtttatattatatgaaatctgatttaaaatattttatatctatATAAAAAATCTGcccaataaaattttatatttgattatgTCTTCTATGTTAATGttacttattattatatttataactTGATTCTTATAATTTTCTGAGTGCGAttaaccttttaaaaaaaactaattgattttttatatatatatatatatatagaatcatATATTCGGGTGATTGGTGGCACCCACGTCCCCTACATAATGTCTACTACCAAGTACCTACATAAAATTACAAGTAGTCATTATAATTTTAAGGAAAAATAATAAGAATAACAATGAAATGGgacaattaatttaatataatatttggtaagaaaataaaaaaaaaatctatttaaataatatttatattttgaaattatattGGTTGAAATTAAAGATAAACTTTGAGAAAGGAAAATTCCAGACATATCATgttaaaatttatcatattatattaCAGTTTATAGTgatgaaaatgaaatattttagtttaaacaacaaaaaaatgatTGTTGCTCCCacgtttttaaatttattagtaTTTGGCCTCAATGAACACTTGCATTATGAAATCATTACATTCATTTTGAACTAATGAGAGAAAGTTACTACAATGTCATCTAAGTTGATCTACTTTGAGTTTTATTTCCttaagaaattaaaattaacTTTTGATCTTATAAGTTGGTTTATTTTAGCTTACGGTCCAATTTTTTTCTGACGTCATATCAGTATTTTTCAGTGTTATGTTATAGTTTTTAATACCACATAAGCATTTTTAGATATCACACAAATATTAAGACGAAATACATAAACAGGAATAAAAGCTAAAGAAGAGAATATTAAAAACCAAAATAGGCAAATTAAAATACCAATTTGGTTATTTTCTCAACTaattattgttttaatttattattattgttgttgttattgtggTTGGTGTTGGTGGtagttttgttgttgttgattttATTATAAAGATATATAATTGTttgattataaatttaaaatataagtggTGATGGATTAGTTCGATTTCAATGAGTTGTTGGAATGTCATTAATATTGGGAGTATGTCACTTGTGAGACAgactcacgaatttttatctgtgagacagatcaatcataccgatattcacaataaaaagtaatactcttagcataaaaattaatatttttttatggataacccaaataagaaacatgtctcacaaaatacgacatctgaaatcgtctcacacaagtttttgtctaatatTGAATTGGCCTTTGTAGCAATTGTATCTTCTTTTATTGTGATATATAATTTTCGTGAAAATTCATTAAAAAGTTTTTACATCTAATTATCTAAATAACtcaaaaaaatttacttttctTTTTAAATCCCATTATAAAACTTTGATAGATTTATCTAAAATCGGTTTAATAAcacaaaaattttaattaaataatatatttctataattatataaatattgaaTTTCTTATTAAACTATTTAATATCGATCAATTAAATGTATAGTTATATAATTAGAAATATAAATTGATATATTAATTACTTAAACGAGATCAAAATAGAATTTATGGAGCATATATATTTAATGTCTTCTGAGTTTCCTTATTAACATTAAAAAAACTTTAAAAGTGAGTGAGATTTTCCTTAGAATGATCGTTGACCAATGGAAGTCTTGAACTTGCTGTCATTATATCTTTACCATAAATACTGCCGTTATATTGCTGCGTTCTTCCTCCCCATACGATCTCGTACTCAAATGaaccaagaaaatattgaaatctcAAAATTATGTCCTGTCCTTCTATCACACGATGGAAGTTTTAAGGTGAAATAGGAAGGGGAAACGCGAGAGAAAGGAATCTTGTTTAATGCAGTTCGTTTAATTTGGCAGTCAGAAAATTGGATTTCTCATAACTTTTTTTCTCCGAATCTTCTCCCCTGAAATCTAGAATTATTTCTCCTGCACAAGAATGAGAGATTTCGCGTCTTGTTTCGGGGAAAATGCAGTAAGACTATCTGACAGTTCTTGTTCATCAAACCGCTCAAATAATTCTACTACCTCTCCCTCTCGGATCCCGTCAACTCAAGATTCCGTAACTTGTTTCTACAGAACGGTTCTCTCCACTCGGAAGCAGGTTTTGATCACAGTATCGTGGTGCAAGAACGCCTTATCTCAAGGGCTTAACATAACTTTAGGTGACGATTATTCAAGCTCCTTCAAACTCAACACGAATTCGAGGTTATTCCGGAAGCTGAAAGGTAGCAAATCAATGGAGTTCACTGATTCTAAAGTCGAAGTTTTTTGGGATCTTTCGACGGCACAGTACCAAACAGGCCCGGAGCCTATGGATGGATATTATGTATTGATCATGTTTGGTACAGAACTTGGCCTGATTCTTGGAGACATGGTCGACGAAACCATGGCGAGAAAGCTGAAAACCGGGACAAGAATTGCTAAATTCTCACTACTTTCACGCCAAGAACATTTTTCAGGCAGTACcctttattcaactaaggttcaaTTCTCAGAAACTGGTGTTCCACATGATATCTTGATACGTTGCAGCGGAGAAGATCAAGGGCTCAAGTATCCGGTCCTATCGGTTTGCGTTGATAAAAAAATGGTTACTCGAGTGGACCGGCTGCAATGGAATTTCAGAGGAAATCAGACAATTTTCTTGGATGGTTTGCTGGTGGATTTGATGTGGGATGTTCATGATTGGATCCACAATTCGGGGCAGGGATACGCAGTGTTCATGTTCAGGACAAGAAGTGGGGTGGATAACAGATTGTGGATGGAGGAGAAGATGGTGCTGAAAGATCAAGACAAGGTCGAGTTTTCGTTGATGATATATGCTTGTAAAAACATGTGAAAATTTGTTTAAAACAGACATTTGATTTTTTGCGTTACAAGTGTTGATTTTCGGATTATGAATATTGATTTTGCGTGACTGTTGTATGTAATAAAAGGCAGAAACTCATGGAGTAATTAAGGAAATCAATGGACAATCATGATCGGTAAGTTTTTTTTGGTTCATTACTCAATGAAAGAAGTAAATTTTTAGAAATTTGAtctcttttaaaataatgacgtttttactgttatatatatatatatatatatatatatatatatatatatatataattgttgcAAAAAACATCTTCCCTTGAAGCCTGAAGGCATGATCTCGCCCATTTAGGAAATTAGGTTAAAAAAATGTATTAGGTTCATATCCTCCACCCccaatatatcaaaataaataaataaataaataaaaataaaaaatgatttcCTTCTCCtttcgtgtgtgtgtgtgcgtgcatatttttaaaattatttaaaaaattatttacttaataaattatatgtAAATATATCAACATATATAATAATCCTTGTTGGATGGATGGATTTTATTTGAATAtaacgttttttttttaaaaatgagaaTGTCATTTATCAAATATATTGTCCTCACAATCgtgggaaaaaaaattatataatatatttagagGATGACCGTAATAAAAGAATTTGCATAAGATGTGGTCGCTCGAGCAAGAGAATTAGCCGCCATATTTGCTTGTCTTCTAACATGTTGAATTTTGAATGAAGGATGTGCGTCGATAAATTTACGACAATTGGATATAATTGAGCCAAACTCTGTGCGATCAGCAGTCATTGAGGTGATCACATTTACCACCATCTTTGAGTTGGTTTCAAATATAATGTCATGGAGTTCAAGAGAGGTTGTCCATGCGATAACGTCAAGGATGGCAAGTGCTTCTGCTTCCTTAACTTCAAACACTCCGTAATTCACACTTGTTTTGCTCACCATAAATCCCCTGCCGAGTCTCACACCACAACACTGAAGCCAACAACTTGATGTTCGTTAGACAATGCCGCATCGACATTGCACTTCACAGATGGATCAGGAGGTTTCCTCCATCGATCATCCGCATCTCAACGAGGAAATGAACGTTTTGTTTTgagaataaattttaaaatactcttaGGTTGTATTTGAGGAAACGAGcatgaaatatattgatttcgATTATAATTTTAGTCTTAATAATGAAGCAATAcatcaaattttaaattcacATCTTACTTATTTACACATTAATTATACAAAGCAAAATGTATTTCAAATGATATCattattgatgaatttaaaatatatcataattaaCATGAAAACTATATAAACATGCGAGAGatgtatttgaagttaatgATCTTGATTatctaaaacaacaaaaatacatttgaatAGATCTAAAATATGAGAGATATATTTGAAGTTAATGATTTGATATCTAATTCATTTCAATGCAGAGTGGCGACAATTTTTCTAAtccaagagtaggtctcttatgaaACAATAATCTTTATCTGTTAGACGggttaaccctaccgatattcacaataaaaagtaatactcttagcacaaaaagtactattttttcatggatgacacaaataagagatcaatctcacaaaatacgacctgtgagaccgtctcacacaagttttttcatTAATCCAAATAGGACCTTGGTCGAATGCAGTCTTTCACATTACTGCTTTTAGAATGCTTTTATCATTTAAAATCTAATTGTTTGAACACTATTAGAACTATTAGattttatatatacacacacacacacacactgtaGTAAAATTTGATGTTACAATTTccaaacattttaaaattttaaatttagattttctGTTTCGAAAAATTGCAGAATGAgttaattcaaaaatagaataaaaattTATTGGGGATTTTTCTAATAAGGAAATCTTTTCACTAGGTTTTCTAGTAATTTTCCCAAAATAACTTGTAGGAAAAAGGAAATAGATAGAGAGGTAATTTCTTAATTAACTAAATGGCCTAAACCAGGTCACAGAGATATAATATAAATGATTGTAATATACTTTGTGAAGTAAAGATAGATTACAATCTCACTTTACAATGAAAATTTAATGCAAAAGATAAGTCAAAAGAGTTGAAATGTGTATAATAATATCACTATAAATATAGGAGATATGTGAACGATTGTTTGTTTGTATACCTAAACATGACATCCCTAATGCTTCTTCTGTTTCTTACAATACTACTTAAATTTGGATTACTATTATTAATCCTACAATCTTACATATTTTCGGAAAAAGATGAAGAATTGGCGCAAGATGATATTGAATCAGGGCAAATGTTGGAGCCATTGTTGAAGGGGATGAAGGAAGTTCCTACTTGAGAGAATGGATTAGAGGCATGCTACATATACTACCATTTTCGAAATCGTATCCATGATCTGATCCGACTTCGATTTCATCGATC
This Primulina eburnea isolate SZY01 chromosome 2, ASM2296580v1, whole genome shotgun sequence DNA region includes the following protein-coding sequences:
- the LOC140823177 gene encoding uncharacterized protein — protein: MRDFASCFGENAVRLSDSSCSSNRSNNSTTSPSRIPSTQDSVTCFYRTVLSTRKQVLITVSWCKNALSQGLNITLGDDYSSSFKLNTNSRLFRKLKGSKSMEFTDSKVEVFWDLSTAQYQTGPEPMDGYYVLIMFGTELGLILGDMVDETMARKLKTGTRIAKFSLLSRQEHFSGSTLYSTKVQFSETGVPHDILIRCSGEDQGLKYPVLSVCVDKKMVTRVDRLQWNFRGNQTIFLDGLLVDLMWDVHDWIHNSGQGYAVFMFRTRSGVDNRLWMEEKMVLKDQDKVEFSLMIYACKNM